The DNA sequence TAACCAGATAAGACCCCCCGAGAACGTCGATGTCCTCATGGTTGCGCCGAAGGCTCCCGGACATCTCGTGAGAAGAACCTACGAGAGAGGCGAGGGTACACCCGGACTCCTAGCCGTCGAACACGACTACACCGGAGAAGCCGAGGAGATAGGACTCGCCTACGCGAAGGGAATCGGCTGTACGCGTTCGGGTGTGCTTGAGACGAGCTTCAAGGAGGAGACGGAGACTGACCTCTTCGGTGAACAGGCTGTCCTCTGTGGTGGAGCCTCCGCACTCGTGAAGCAGGGGTACGAGACACTCGTTGACGCGGGGTACTCGCCCGAGATGGCTTACTTCGAGTGCATGAACGAGCTAAAGCTCATAGTCGACCTGATGTTCGAGGGCGGTCTTGAGAAGATGAGAAACTCGATAAGTGACACCGCCGAGTACGGCGACCTCACACGTGGACCTCGGGTCATAGACGAAGACGTGAGAGAGAACATGGAGGAGGTTCTCGAAGAGGTTCAGAACGGTGAGTTCGCACGCGAGTGGATAACTGAGAACCAGACTGGACGTCCCGTCTATAGCCAGCTAAAGGAGAGAGACGAGAACCACGAGATAGAGGCAGTCGGCGACGAGCTACGTTCGTTGATGACGTGGGTCGACGAGTAATACTAATAAGACAGCTCCGCGGTTTCTTCTTCGTAACACAGTCAATCACCAGAGGTTATAGACTACGAGAACCTACACAACACACGAGAGAACAGAACAAGATGTCAGAACGAACACTATACGACAAGGTCTGGGATCGCCACGAGGTACGTCAGCTTCCCACGGGACAGTCACAGCTCTTCGTAGGGCTCCATCTCATACACGAGGTCACGAGCCCACAGGCTTTCGGGATGCTGGAGGAGCGCGACCTCGAAGTCGCATTTCCCGACAGGACTTACGCCACGACCGACCACATAGTTCCGACGAAGGATCGCTCACGTCCGTTCGAGGACGAACAGGCAGAGGTCATGCTCCAGGAGCTAGAGAAGAACACTCAGAAGTACGACATAGAGTTCTTCGACCTCGACTCGGGACACCAGGGAATCGTCCACGTAGTCGGACCCGAGATGGGTCTCACACAGCCCGGTATGACGATAGCGTGTGGCGACTCACACACGAGCACACACGGCGCGTTCGGCTCGATCGGCATGGGGGTCGGCACGAGTCAGATACGTGATATATTCGCGACGGGCTGTATAGCCGCCGAGAAACAGGACGTCAGACGTATACAGGTCGAGGGATCGCTCAGCGAGGGCGTCTACGCGAAGGATCTCATACTCCGTATCATCGACGAACTCGGCGTCGAGGGTGGAATAGGCTACGTCTACGAGTACGGCGGACCCGCGATAGACGAGCTCGACATGGACGGAAGGATGTCGATATGTAACATGAGCATAGAAGGAGGTGCGCGAGCGGGATACGTCAACCCCGACGAGACGACCTTCGAGTACATAAAGGGACGTGAGTACGCTCCCGACGACGAAAACTGGGACGACGCCGTCGAGTACTGGGAGTCGATAAGATCCGACGAAGACGCCGAGTACGACGACTACGTCGAGTTCGACGCCGACGAACTAGAGCCGATGGTGACCTGGGGAATAACCCCCGGACAGGTCGTCGGAATCTCCGAGAACACTCCGTCTCTCGATGAACTCCCCGAGGGAGACCGTGAGACTGCCGAGAAGGCGTACGACCACATGCAGTTAGAGCCCGGACAGTCGATGGAGGGCGTAGACGTAGACGTCGCCTTCCTCGGCTCTTGTACGAACGCACGTCTCTCCGACCTCAGAGAGGCGGCGGAGGTACTCGAAGGACACGAGGTAGACCCCGACGTCAAGGCTCTCGCAGTACCCGGATCACAGGGTGTCAAGAGACGAGCCGAGGAGGAAGGCATAGCCGATGTATTCAGAGAAGCGGGCTTCGAGTGGCGAGGCGCGGGCTGTTCGATGTGTCTCGGAATGAACAACGACCAGCTTCAGGGTGACCAGCTGTGTGTCTCGTCGTCGAACAGGAACTACATAGGACGTATGGGAAGCAAGGAAGGACGTACGGTTCTCATGAGCCCCGCTATGGTCGCCGCCGCGGCGGTCGAGGGTGAGATAACCGA is a window from the Candidatus Afararchaeum irisae genome containing:
- the ilvC gene encoding ketol-acid reductoisomerase; amino-acid sequence: MTDTDVDTDPDTEIDAYYDDDADMSYLDGKTVAVLGYGSQGHAQAQNLDDSGVDVVVGLRQDSSSWEAAKEDGLTVMDTGQAADKADVVQILVPDTVQPDVYENSVAPNLDEGDALMFSHGFNIHYNQIRPPENVDVLMVAPKAPGHLVRRTYERGEGTPGLLAVEHDYTGEAEEIGLAYAKGIGCTRSGVLETSFKEETETDLFGEQAVLCGGASALVKQGYETLVDAGYSPEMAYFECMNELKLIVDLMFEGGLEKMRNSISDTAEYGDLTRGPRVIDEDVRENMEEVLEEVQNGEFAREWITENQTGRPVYSQLKERDENHEIEAVGDELRSLMTWVDE
- the leuC gene encoding 3-isopropylmalate dehydratase large subunit; translation: MSERTLYDKVWDRHEVRQLPTGQSQLFVGLHLIHEVTSPQAFGMLEERDLEVAFPDRTYATTDHIVPTKDRSRPFEDEQAEVMLQELEKNTQKYDIEFFDLDSGHQGIVHVVGPEMGLTQPGMTIACGDSHTSTHGAFGSIGMGVGTSQIRDIFATGCIAAEKQDVRRIQVEGSLSEGVYAKDLILRIIDELGVEGGIGYVYEYGGPAIDELDMDGRMSICNMSIEGGARAGYVNPDETTFEYIKGREYAPDDENWDDAVEYWESIRSDEDAEYDDYVEFDADELEPMVTWGITPGQVVGISENTPSLDELPEGDRETAEKAYDHMQLEPGQSMEGVDVDVAFLGSCTNARLSDLREAAEVLEGHEVDPDVKALAVPGSQGVKRRAEEEGIADVFREAGFEWRGAGCSMCLGMNNDQLQGDQLCVSSSNRNYIGRMGSKEGRTVLMSPAMVAAAAVEGEITDVRRMI